ATTCCCGTATCCGTCAATAGTAAGAACCAGACCGATACGGCCATCTACATGGCAGTAGATGGCAGTGCAGCATCGGTGTTTTATGTGTCAGACGCTATACGCCCCGGCGCAAAAGAAATGATTGAGGAATTAAAGAGAAGCGGTGTAAAAAACATCATTATGCTCACAGGCGATAACCAGCAGACCGCCGGGCATGTGTCGCAGCAGTTAGGCATTACGTCATTCAGAGCGGATATGTTGCCCGAAGACAAAATCCGTGCAATACAGGATCTGCAAGCCAATGGCGAAAAGGTGGCGATGGTGGGAGACGGCATTAACGATGCCCCTGCTTTGGTGCAGGCAAATGTGGGCATTTCAATGGGGATGGTGGGTACACAAGCCGCAATGGAAGCTGCTGATATTGTTTTAGTAGAAGATAAGCTGGAGAAAATAGCCAGGTCTAAGGCCATCAGTAAAAAAGCATTCAGGACTATCAAGGAAAACATTATTGGCGGGGTGGGCATTGTTCATGTCGTGGGTATTACACTCGTGCTTCTTGGTGTATTGGGACCTGTGCAGGCTGCCATTATTCACCTGTTACCCGATACATTGGTCTTTTTAAATTCAATTAAGCTTTTAAGAATAAAAATTTAGTTATCGTTTATTTATTCACTTTTAAAAATCAAAAAAAATGAGAAAAATCAGATTGATTGGAATGTCATTAATGCTTGCAATGACGACTTTGGCAGTTAACTCAGCAATGGCTCAACAGACAGGTCACGGCGCTGCTCCTCACGGTGGAAAAATGGTAGATGTTGACAAGTACCATATCGAAATGGTAAAAGGAAACAATCTGCTTTCCTTCTATGTGCTGGATGCCAATGCTAAAACATTAGGTAAGCCCGCCACCGGCTCTGTAGAGTTTGCTTTTGAAAATGGCACAAAATCAACTTCAGATCTTAAAGCGGATAAAAATGGAGCACTAACAGTTGCATTACCTAAAAACGGCATTCATACAAATTGCACCGTTACTATAACTGTTGAGGGCAAGAAATTAGTTGGAAAGTTTAAAAATGAGGTTTCTGCTGCTGACAAAGCACACGGCCATCAGCATTAATTTTTCAATAAACCATTACAGTGATTAATGGCTGTAGTGAAAAACCAATAAGGCTTTGAGGATTATATCTTCAGGGCTTTATTTATCTAAGACAAATACTGTTTGATAATCTATAGCTAATGACGCTATTACAATCTTTCAAATTCAACTAAAAGAAACCAAAAAAAAGCTATTGTAACCCAAAAATGTCCTTATCCGTAATGCAAAATATTGTCCACTACTCTTTACACTTCCTTTTTCCCGGCTTAGTCGCCTTTGTATTTTTCAAAAAGGAATGGAAGCGGGTTTGGATGATCTTATTAACTACAATGCTTGTTGATATGGATCACCTATTTGCAGAGCCGATATTCGACCCAAACAGATGCAGTATCGGGTTTCACTTCCTGCATTCGTATTATGCAATAGTTGTGTATGGATTGTTACTGCTGTTCGGAAGCAAGATAATCAGAATTATTGCACTTGGTCTATTGTTTCACATGGCAACCGATTTTCAGGATTGCCTTTGGTAGCAACTTAAACAAACATGGTATAATGGAAAAAAGACCTTTACTAAAAATATTTACAGAACCTTTTAAAACATTGCGGAATACCACTTTCGCAAGGCTTTATTTTGCCCAGATCGCAAGCCTGTTCGGGGATGCCTTTACCTGGTTGGGACTGGCGTTGCTTACGTATGAAATCAATCCCGGTAACGCTGCCGCTATATTGGCATCGGCTCTTACATTACGGGTTACGGCGTATATCATTTTTTCGCCCTTTGCAGGTGTAGTGTCTGAAAAGTTTCAGCGCAAACAAATATTGCTGATAACGCAGTTTGCAAGAATGGCAATCGTGTGTATGCTTCCTTTTGTCAACGCTGAATGGCAGGTGTACGTATTAATATTTTCGCTCAATGTATTTGCTGCGTTCTTCACGCCAACATACAGGGCTATTATTCCGCAGATAGTAGCCAAAGATATATACAGGGAAGCCAACGGTCTGTCAATGGCTACATTCCAGTTGTTGAGTGTTTTTGGTCCGGCACTGGCAGGGATCGGGGCAGTGTGGTTAGGCGCGAAACAGATATTCTTTGTAAACGGCACAACCCTTTTAATTGCGATACTATTTATTCTCACCATTCCTAAGACATCATTGCAGAAGGGGATCAATACTGCCGATAATGCAATGCCCAAAAAGACGTGGGGCGAAGTATTGAAAGGTATTCGCTTACTGTTCGGAAATAAGATTGTGCGTTTCGCCTTGAGTATCGAATTTATATCGGCCATTGCAGGAGCAATGGTATTGGTTAATACCGTTGGCCTGGTAAAAACATCCCTGCAATTGGATGATAAGCATTATGGATGGATAATGTCTGTATTTGGTGTTGGCGCGGTCATTACAGCATTTTTGCTGGGTAGTTTGGATAAGAGCAAAACACGCAGTAAATCACTGATAAGCGGTGCTGTTTTAATTGGTATAGCTATCAGCCTTGCCAACTTCGTTCCGTACAGCGGGTTGCTTTTTTTATGGGTGTTGGCGGGTATCGGGCAAACACTTGCCGACATGCCCTCCGAAACGCTGATAGGCGAAAATATCGAACCCCAGGACCAGGGTAAAGTATATGGTGCACATTTCGCGTTCTCTCATTTATGGTGGGCAATAGCTTATCCGATAGCCGGTTTTTTAGGCACGAAATTCCCCGATAGAGAATTTTTGTATGGTGGTATCCTCACGTTGGTCTTAGCGATCATTGCCGTTTTAGCCCTTAATCGCCGCAAAACAATCATTAAAAAATAGATGGATGAAATAATTACCAAATAGTAAATCTATGTAGTGACACCCATTCATTACTACCCTCCAGTGAAAATTCAAAATAACCGTATGGAAAAATTTTATACTGAAACGCTTCAGAAGTTGGAAACAGAAATCAAAGAATTAGAGATTGAAGCCGATTGCTCAATAGAGCGGATAGAAGCTGTAATAGAGCTTATTATTAAATACTTATCCGATGTAAAAGATTTTGTCCTTAAAAAAGGGTTTACGAATATAGATGCGGAGATTCGTTTTTTCAAATATCAGAAGCCGCTTATTGTTTCCAAACTGATATACTATAATGCTATTTATAAAATTGAAATAAGAAAACCGCACGGGGCAAAGGCTATAAGAAAACATCTTAAAAAAGAATTGAAAAAGCTCAAAAGGTTCTTTGACAGCAACCTCGATTTTTATAAATATTATCGCAACAATTATTCCTTTCTTGACGAGAAGTTCTTTGTGCGGGGTAAGCATGATATAACGCTATGCCTGGATACTTACTATTTTCAGTCCGACCATACCTTTTCAACCTCACACGATTACAAGGTGGCTAAGATAATGGCGAACGACTTAATACAGCTATACCTCGAAGACCAGCTTTATCACATAAAGAAGCACCTGTTATTGAAACGGCCATCCCTCACAGCTCTTAACTGGACCGCCAGTAAAGCTGCCATGATAGAACTTATTTATTCGCTCCACTATCAGGGTGTTTTTGATAACGGGAATAGTGATATTAGGTTGATTGCGGAATATTTTGAGAGAGCTTTCAATATTGATTTGGGAAACTTTTACCATACCTATCTCGAAATTCGGAACAGGAAAATTAACCGCACCAAGTTCCTTGATGCGTTACGGGATGCGCTCATTAAGAAGATGGATGAGCAGGACGAGAGATAACGGGGCTTTATACCAACTTTACCAATTGAGGTAATGGTTTAATTTTCTACGTTTTATGAATTTAAAAAGCAGTTTCATGAATGGAAACTGCTTTTCTTTAATGGGTTACTACTAAAAGATGATCCCTAACCTTTAACCTTATCCTATGGAGAACTAAATATACGAAATGGTTGCCTCAAAGATAGCTATTTTATATTTTTATCGTATGAAAGCAGAAATACGGCTACCGGATAATTTTACCGAATACAGAAGTGATGGCATATTCTCCAACCTGACCAATGAGATTGATTACCTGGTAGTGGAAGCCATTAAATACAAACCGCTTTCAGCAGCTTTAACAGCGTGGGACTATTTTGGTGTAGTCTAGTGGAATGATGACATCGGGTATTGGTGCGTAGAAATATGGCAGTTTAACAAATACAAGACAACTCACATATCCGAATCTTTCGAAGATCTTATTCAGGAAATCCAGGAAGCGTATGGGTATAAATAACAGAACTAAATAGCGCTGTTGTTATGTCATCCAAGCTTTTAAATTTTCAATTATAGGAAAATATCCCTCATCCTGATTTGCGATCTGCAATCTTTTGGCTACCGCCTTTCTTTTATCAGATCCAGCACGGAGGTAAACTTCCAAACATCGCTATCATACACCCTTTTCCGATCCGTCTCGTTTTCCATCACATCAGAGGTAGTACCACCGGTTGAAATTTCCTCCAGGTCTTCCAGCAAAGTGGCCTTGCCGGATTGTTCAAGAAAATGAATGGCATCCGCTACAATTCTATATAAAACTAACGGCCCTATTACATTCGTGCTATGGAAGAGTGCAAATGAATAAGATCTGTTTTCAGTATAAGTGATCGCAGAAACCACTGTTTCCTCTTCGTAATTCTCTTCCGTATCATCCGTAACAGCCGTGTAAAATTCAATAAGGACATTTAGTGCCAGCAGCTTATCTGTATAGGCAAAATTTGTATCCTGTCCATCTTCGTCAACAAAAGGCTGAAGCCCGATGCCGTTATGTTTAACTCTACTTTGTCAAATTCGTAAATACAGTGATCTTCTGACCAAACGCTTGTCTGGCGGTTGTTTCGATAGGATGTGATCCAATAAATCTTCGAGGCTTCGTTTCACAAAATGAAGCGAAGATTTGATTGTTTGAATAACATCCTGTGTTGTTAACCACAATTTCTCGTGCTCATAGTGTATTCGTTTTTCCTGGTTTAAGAATAATTGAGCCAGCATAATCATGGCCATATGTTTTAGCCAGCTCTCTTCACTGCGTGTTTGGTATTCGTTCAACCCCAGTTCTTTTTTTCCTTCCCGGAAAGCTTTTTCTATAAAGTAGCGTTTGCATTGCCGGTATGCCAATTCTTGTATCGAGGCACCCGGGCAATGACAAAAACTGTATTTTATGGTTCCATCT
The genomic region above belongs to Chitinophaga sp. 180180018-3 and contains:
- a CDS encoding MFS transporter, with product MEKRPLLKIFTEPFKTLRNTTFARLYFAQIASLFGDAFTWLGLALLTYEINPGNAAAILASALTLRVTAYIIFSPFAGVVSEKFQRKQILLITQFARMAIVCMLPFVNAEWQVYVLIFSLNVFAAFFTPTYRAIIPQIVAKDIYREANGLSMATFQLLSVFGPALAGIGAVWLGAKQIFFVNGTTLLIAILFILTIPKTSLQKGINTADNAMPKKTWGEVLKGIRLLFGNKIVRFALSIEFISAIAGAMVLVNTVGLVKTSLQLDDKHYGWIMSVFGVGAVITAFLLGSLDKSKTRSKSLISGAVLIGIAISLANFVPYSGLLFLWVLAGIGQTLADMPSETLIGENIEPQDQGKVYGAHFAFSHLWWAIAYPIAGFLGTKFPDREFLYGGILTLVLAIIAVLALNRRKTIIKK
- a CDS encoding RteC domain-containing protein — protein: MEKFYTETLQKLETEIKELEIEADCSIERIEAVIELIIKYLSDVKDFVLKKGFTNIDAEIRFFKYQKPLIVSKLIYYNAIYKIEIRKPHGAKAIRKHLKKELKKLKRFFDSNLDFYKYYRNNYSFLDEKFFVRGKHDITLCLDTYYFQSDHTFSTSHDYKVAKIMANDLIQLYLEDQLYHIKKHLLLKRPSLTALNWTASKAAMIELIYSLHYQGVFDNGNSDIRLIAEYFERAFNIDLGNFYHTYLEIRNRKINRTKFLDALRDALIKKMDEQDER